The proteins below are encoded in one region of Tsuneonella sp. CC-YZS046:
- a CDS encoding amidohydrolase, producing MRRILLPLLVLAAFSAPARADDLKTAVAEDMLELMALYRDLHSQPELSMQEVETAAKLAGQMRGLGFKVTEKVGKTGIVAVLANGPGPTVMLRADMDGLPVVEQTGLPFASRQVAIPASGLETGVMHACGHDTHMTAWIGAARLLSERQEQWSGTLVMIAQPGEETGEGAAAMLADGLFERFPKPDYAIAFHNAAQFPAGMIGYSPGYALANVDSVDILVSGVGGHGAYPHTTRDPIVLASSIVMKLQTLVSRENDPLEPAVVTVGSFHGGSKHNIIPDEARLQLTVRSYSDESRKALLEGISRIARGEALAAGVPEDRMPKVTVAESYTPATYNDPSFTRDIAAVFASRFGAEHVREVPSVMGGEDFGRYRRADPEHIKSLIFWVGGVSATQWEEAQAGKRELPSLHSPFWAPDAEKVIGTAAEALALAALELMPASSP from the coding sequence ATGAGAAGGATACTTCTGCCTCTTCTGGTGCTGGCGGCATTCTCTGCTCCGGCGCGTGCGGATGATCTCAAGACGGCTGTCGCGGAAGATATGCTCGAGTTGATGGCGCTCTATCGCGATCTCCACAGTCAACCCGAGTTGAGCATGCAGGAGGTCGAAACCGCCGCAAAGCTCGCCGGGCAGATGCGCGGCCTTGGGTTCAAGGTGACGGAAAAAGTCGGAAAGACCGGCATAGTCGCGGTGCTGGCGAATGGCCCCGGGCCTACGGTGATGCTGCGCGCGGATATGGATGGGCTGCCGGTGGTCGAGCAGACCGGATTGCCCTTTGCATCCAGGCAGGTGGCCATACCGGCCTCCGGCCTCGAAACCGGGGTAATGCATGCCTGCGGCCATGATACCCATATGACCGCATGGATCGGCGCTGCGCGGCTTTTATCCGAACGCCAGGAGCAATGGTCCGGCACATTGGTGATGATTGCCCAGCCCGGAGAGGAGACCGGGGAAGGCGCGGCGGCCATGCTGGCCGATGGCCTGTTCGAGCGCTTTCCAAAACCGGATTATGCGATTGCATTCCATAATGCCGCGCAATTTCCCGCCGGAATGATCGGCTATTCGCCGGGCTATGCCCTGGCGAATGTGGATAGCGTGGACATTCTGGTTTCGGGAGTGGGCGGCCATGGCGCGTATCCCCATACGACCAGGGACCCGATCGTCCTGGCCAGTTCGATTGTAATGAAACTGCAGACCCTGGTGAGCCGCGAGAACGATCCGCTCGAACCTGCCGTGGTGACGGTCGGCAGCTTTCATGGGGGATCGAAGCATAATATCATTCCCGATGAGGCGCGGCTGCAGTTGACGGTTCGCAGCTATAGCGACGAATCCCGCAAGGCCTTGCTTGAGGGAATTTCCCGCATCGCTCGGGGCGAGGCATTGGCCGCGGGTGTTCCGGAGGACCGGATGCCCAAGGTCACGGTTGCGGAAAGCTATACCCCGGCAACTTATAATGACCCGTCGTTCACCAGGGACATCGCGGCTGTGTTCGCGTCGCGGTTTGGGGCGGAGCATGTCCGTGAAGTGCCATCCGTGATGGGCGGAGAGGATTTCGGCCGTTATCGTCGCGCGGACCCGGAGCACATCAAATCGCTGATTTTCTGGGTGGGCGGTGTGTCTGCAACTCAGTGGGAGGAAGCGCAGGCCGGCAAACGGGAACTCCCTTCGCTGCACAGCCCGTTCTGGGCGCCCGATGCCGAGAAGGTGATCGGCACGGCGGCCGAAGCGCTTGCGCTAGCGGCGCTCGAGTTGATGCCTGCTTCCTCCCCATAA
- a CDS encoding acetate--CoA ligase family protein: protein MASQGEETERAKAPLILVEPETAFWLAGSILGLMQSSVICVVSLQSPADLEIDPIKAAMTQLVPHARLMPPDSEASLEENLLQCVHAWQAAVQRDRSVPVFGPCSISRMNGGAEGATKVRFRFAVPSDHLEATRMALAWTIMAVNRLAAGVGNLDGTLSELGNSLAAMQNSLMPYAMKGTNGFRFMEAAMELGIPYHTVVHDMIAYGQGKNSIRLFSTISEHTTWMGGIFSKDKYLTAQVLRRFGLPAPNHRLVSDEEAAVEAAAALGYPVVVKPTDQEQGVGVFPSIRTEEALRARYADARKISKLILVEQHVAGEDFRITVMNGEVIKIMRRRPGGVTGDGKRSVALLLEDVRKASEKESGRSWKNRVSLKLDDEALAILHEDGCSPDTIPEEGVFVPLRRKANVSAGGFHELIPFDQVHSDNLRMAVRVAEILQLDFAGVDLLIPDISKSWRESHAIICEVNAQPQIGYRDTPEIFKEILRKLMPGKATIPLHLIILENEKVPKFNAARMAAKLGCNGLAFRNRSWIDGFGWSRPFDNDLAAARSLLIDKSLTGALIVTSDEELKRHGLASAHFDTIKILLESADTSQALSGLIRLTYDLVTPHSRHVQIVRPPA, encoded by the coding sequence TTGGCGTCGCAGGGGGAAGAGACGGAGCGCGCAAAAGCGCCGCTGATCCTGGTCGAACCGGAAACGGCATTCTGGCTGGCAGGTTCCATCCTTGGACTCATGCAATCGAGCGTGATTTGCGTCGTATCGCTTCAATCTCCGGCCGATCTGGAAATCGACCCGATCAAGGCCGCAATGACCCAACTGGTGCCTCATGCGCGATTGATGCCTCCGGATTCGGAGGCATCCCTGGAGGAGAATCTCTTGCAATGCGTCCATGCCTGGCAGGCGGCGGTCCAGCGGGATCGCAGCGTGCCGGTATTCGGCCCCTGCAGCATTTCGAGAATGAACGGCGGAGCCGAGGGAGCGACAAAAGTACGCTTTCGTTTTGCCGTTCCATCAGACCATCTGGAAGCGACCAGAATGGCGCTCGCCTGGACGATCATGGCGGTCAATCGCCTGGCCGCCGGCGTTGGCAATCTGGATGGCACATTAAGCGAGTTGGGCAATTCGCTCGCAGCAATGCAGAACAGTCTGATGCCTTACGCCATGAAAGGAACCAATGGTTTCCGCTTCATGGAAGCCGCCATGGAACTGGGCATTCCGTATCATACCGTTGTCCATGATATGATAGCCTATGGCCAGGGCAAGAATTCCATTCGCCTGTTCAGCACTATCAGCGAACATACCACATGGATGGGTGGGATCTTTTCCAAGGACAAATATCTGACGGCTCAGGTCCTGCGCCGGTTCGGCTTGCCGGCGCCCAATCATCGGCTCGTATCCGATGAGGAAGCTGCGGTCGAAGCTGCGGCGGCTCTAGGTTATCCCGTGGTGGTCAAGCCAACCGATCAGGAACAGGGAGTCGGAGTTTTTCCATCCATAAGGACGGAAGAAGCGCTGCGCGCGCGTTATGCCGATGCCAGAAAGATATCGAAATTGATCCTCGTCGAACAGCACGTCGCAGGCGAGGATTTCCGTATCACCGTGATGAATGGCGAAGTCATAAAGATCATGAGGCGGCGTCCGGGCGGTGTGACGGGGGATGGAAAAAGGTCTGTCGCCCTATTGCTCGAGGATGTGCGGAAAGCATCGGAGAAAGAGTCCGGGCGCTCGTGGAAGAACCGTGTTTCCCTGAAGCTGGATGATGAAGCGCTCGCCATCCTGCACGAAGATGGATGCTCTCCCGACACTATTCCGGAAGAGGGCGTGTTCGTTCCCCTGCGCCGGAAGGCCAATGTGTCGGCGGGCGGTTTCCATGAACTGATCCCGTTCGATCAGGTTCATTCCGATAATCTGCGCATGGCTGTGCGGGTTGCCGAGATCCTGCAGCTCGATTTTGCGGGTGTCGATTTATTGATTCCGGATATTTCGAAATCGTGGCGCGAAAGCCATGCCATTATCTGCGAGGTCAATGCGCAGCCCCAGATCGGCTATCGTGACACCCCCGAGATATTCAAGGAGATCCTGCGCAAGCTGATGCCCGGCAAGGCCACAATTCCTTTGCATCTCATCATACTTGAGAATGAGAAAGTGCCGAAATTCAATGCCGCCCGAATGGCGGCTAAGCTGGGCTGTAATGGATTGGCATTCCGCAATCGCAGCTGGATCGACGGTTTCGGCTGGTCCAGACCATTCGACAATGATCTCGCTGCGGCCAGGTCACTGCTTATCGACAAATCCTTGACCGGCGCGTTGATCGTGACAAGCGATGAGGAATTGAAGCGGCATGGCCTCGCGTCCGCGCATTTCGATACGATAAAAATTCTATTGGAATCCGCCGATACAAGCCAGGCTTTGAGCGGTTTGATCCGCCTCACCTATGATCTGGTCACTCCTCACTCTCGGCATGTGCAGATCGTTCGCCCTCCGGCCTGA
- a CDS encoding inositol monophosphatase family protein: protein MERAARRAGSRLRRDFGEVEHLQVSRKGPADFVSKADRAAERSLYDDLKQARPDWGFLLEESGEVEGDPGKPRWIIDPLDGTSNFLHGIPHFAISIAVQEPKLDGSGWGEVTAGLVYQPITDESFWAEKSRGAWLQDARLRVSGRRHLDEALIATGIPFAGAGDVGEWSRIYQAIGPRVAGIRRFGSAALDLAWVAAGRYEAFWESNLQPWDTAAGCLLVREAGGFVTDWRGRSQAICDSQVLAGNDPLHSRLHKLLVEALKD from the coding sequence ATGGAGCGCGCCGCCCGCCGTGCGGGCAGCCGATTGCGTCGGGACTTCGGAGAGGTCGAGCATCTGCAGGTCAGCCGAAAGGGGCCGGCGGATTTTGTGTCCAAGGCTGATCGGGCCGCCGAGCGCAGCCTATATGATGACCTCAAACAGGCCCGTCCCGATTGGGGTTTCCTGCTTGAGGAAAGCGGTGAGGTGGAAGGTGATCCGGGCAAGCCGCGTTGGATCATCGATCCACTCGACGGCACCAGCAATTTTCTCCACGGAATCCCGCATTTCGCCATCTCCATCGCGGTTCAGGAGCCGAAGCTCGATGGCAGCGGTTGGGGGGAAGTTACGGCGGGGCTGGTCTACCAGCCGATTACTGACGAGAGTTTCTGGGCGGAAAAGTCGCGCGGTGCATGGCTGCAGGACGCCCGCCTGCGCGTGTCCGGGCGGCGCCATCTCGATGAAGCCCTGATCGCCACGGGCATCCCTTTCGCCGGTGCCGGCGATGTGGGCGAATGGAGCCGGATTTATCAGGCCATCGGGCCGCGCGTGGCCGGAATCCGCCGTTTCGGCTCCGCCGCGCTCGATCTCGCCTGGGTTGCCGCGGGCCGGTATGAGGCTTTCTGGGAAAGCAACCTCCAGCCCTGGGATACGGCGGCGGGTTGCCTGCTGGTGAGGGAAGCGGGCGGTTTTGTGACCGATTGGCGAGGGCGGTCCCAGGCGATCTGCGATAGTCAGGTGCTGGCTGGAAATGATCCGCTTCATTCCCGTCTCCACAAATTATTGGTCGAAGCTCTCAAGGATTGA